One part of the Xanthocytophaga agilis genome encodes these proteins:
- a CDS encoding SPFH domain-containing protein yields MGLWDKLTNEFIDIIEWLDPTNDTLVWRFPRYQNEIKNGAKLIVRESQIAVFLNEGKVADIFKPGTYELTTQNLPILSTLRGWKYGFNSPFKAEVYFINTKQFTNQKWGTKNPLMLRDQEFGPMRLRAFGTYAFRVNAEDPTRFLTEIVGTDGDFNMDEINEQLRNVIASRFADILGEAKIPALDLVSNYDELSKFITERIHDDFNEYGLKVTKLLVENISLPPEVEAALDKRTSMGVIGNLNAYTQFQMANGLEKGGSGTDAASMGMGFAMANQMAQNMNLNQQSFSNVNSNAGGTPPPLPASATFFIAVNGQQQGPFDMNKLKEMAQQGALTRETLVWKQGMAAWQKAHEVADVSPLFASMPPPLPG; encoded by the coding sequence ATGGGACTCTGGGATAAACTAACCAATGAATTTATTGATATTATTGAGTGGCTTGATCCTACCAATGACACATTGGTATGGCGCTTTCCACGCTATCAGAACGAGATTAAGAATGGAGCGAAATTGATTGTACGGGAATCTCAGATTGCGGTATTTCTCAATGAAGGGAAAGTTGCTGATATATTCAAGCCTGGTACTTACGAACTCACTACACAAAACCTGCCTATTTTATCCACTCTGCGTGGTTGGAAATATGGATTCAATAGTCCATTCAAAGCAGAAGTATACTTCATCAATACCAAACAGTTTACCAATCAGAAATGGGGTACCAAAAATCCACTCATGCTACGAGATCAGGAATTTGGACCTATGCGATTACGTGCATTCGGAACGTATGCATTTCGTGTCAATGCCGAAGATCCTACCCGCTTTCTGACTGAAATTGTTGGAACAGATGGAGATTTCAATATGGACGAAATCAATGAGCAATTACGCAATGTGATTGCCAGCCGTTTTGCAGACATATTAGGAGAAGCAAAAATACCTGCATTGGATCTGGTAAGTAATTATGATGAACTATCTAAATTTATCACTGAACGCATCCATGATGATTTCAATGAATATGGGCTAAAGGTTACCAAGCTTCTGGTAGAGAACATTTCGTTACCACCAGAAGTTGAAGCAGCACTCGACAAACGCACCAGTATGGGTGTTATAGGTAATCTTAATGCCTATACACAATTTCAGATGGCAAATGGTCTTGAAAAAGGAGGTTCAGGAACAGATGCAGCGTCTATGGGTATGGGCTTTGCCATGGCAAATCAAATGGCGCAGAACATGAATCTGAACCAGCAAAGCTTTAGTAATGTGAACTCAAATGCAGGAGGAACTCCACCTCCACTTCCTGCATCTGCAACTTTCTTCATCGCTGTTAATGGACAACAACAGGGACCATTTGATATGAACAAATTGAAAGAAATGGCTCAGCAAGGCGCATTAACTCGTGAGACGTTGGTGTGGAAACAAGGCATGGCAGCCTGGCAAAAAGCACATGAGGTGGCAGACGTATCTCCATTATTCGCATCAATGCCTCCTCCACTTCCAGGTTAA
- a CDS encoding DUF4846 domain-containing protein: MFIRILPTLCLFILLIQSSYSQVRDQYVSTQGKTIATRFTPPTGFERLTTQAGSFANYLQNLPLKHHGSIVKYYNGSTKQNANVYIGVVDMEIGTQDLQQCADAVMRLRAEHLYQQKKYADIHFHFTNGDNVLYTQYAEGYRASVKGNKVIWTKKAKKDYSYSTFRQYMDLVFMYAGTLSLSKELQTVPSVQNIQIGDVFIKGGSPGHAVIVVDMAQNKKTGEKVFLLAQSYMPAQETQILRNPTDSEMSPWYNTNFAGDLITPEWTFEPNQLKRF; encoded by the coding sequence ATGTTTATTCGAATCCTGCCAACTCTTTGTTTATTCATTCTCCTTATACAATCATCTTATAGCCAAGTCAGAGATCAATATGTTTCTACACAAGGTAAAACTATTGCTACACGATTTACTCCTCCCACAGGTTTCGAAAGACTTACAACACAGGCAGGTTCTTTTGCCAATTATCTTCAAAATCTACCGCTAAAGCATCATGGCTCAATTGTTAAGTATTACAATGGAAGTACAAAACAGAATGCCAATGTCTACATTGGGGTAGTAGACATGGAAATTGGCACTCAGGATTTGCAACAATGCGCAGATGCTGTAATGCGATTACGTGCTGAACATCTTTACCAGCAGAAAAAGTATGCAGATATCCATTTTCATTTTACCAATGGTGATAATGTTTTGTATACTCAATATGCAGAAGGCTATCGTGCGTCTGTCAAAGGGAATAAAGTGATCTGGACTAAAAAGGCGAAAAAAGACTATAGTTATTCTACATTCCGTCAATACATGGATTTGGTTTTCATGTATGCAGGTACTCTTTCACTCAGTAAGGAGTTACAAACTGTTCCCTCTGTACAGAATATTCAAATAGGTGATGTATTTATTAAAGGAGGCTCACCTGGACATGCTGTTATTGTTGTAGATATGGCTCAGAATAAAAAAACAGGAGAAAAAGTATTTCTGCTAGCCCAAAGTTACATGCCTGCACAGGAAACCCAAATTCTGCGCAATCCAACTGATTCAGAAATGAGCCCCTGGTATAACACAAACTTTGCAGGAGACTTAATCACACCGGAATGGACATTTGAACCAAACCAGCTTAAACGTTTTTAG
- a CDS encoding dihydrofolate reductase, which translates to MIISLIAAMDLNRAIGYKNQLPWKHLPADWDNLKKVTAGKKMIMGRRSYESPDRLWSEAGNVVITRQPDYQTDKGFLVADTLEKALQLVGDVDEIFILGGEEIFRISLPLADRIYLTIVKGTFQADAFFPEFIVSDFQIIQHDDHQADSENPYDYTFIIYERK; encoded by the coding sequence GTGATCATTTCTCTTATTGCTGCAATGGATCTGAACAGGGCAATTGGCTACAAAAACCAGTTGCCCTGGAAGCATTTACCCGCTGATTGGGATAATCTGAAAAAGGTAACTGCTGGAAAAAAGATGATCATGGGACGGAGAAGTTATGAGTCCCCGGATCGTCTTTGGTCTGAGGCTGGCAATGTTGTCATTACAAGGCAACCAGATTATCAGACGGATAAGGGATTTTTAGTTGCTGACACTCTGGAAAAAGCACTCCAGTTGGTTGGAGATGTGGATGAAATCTTTATCTTGGGAGGGGAGGAGATCTTTCGTATAAGTCTACCTTTAGCAGATAGAATTTATCTGACTATTGTAAAAGGTACCTTTCAGGCAGATGCCTTTTTTCCGGAATTTATAGTAAGTGATTTCCAGATAATACAACATGACGATCATCAGGCAGATTCTGAGAATCCCTATGATTATACATTTATCATTTATGAGCGGAAGTAG
- a CDS encoding TonB-dependent receptor — translation MYYDKNLGTRQKALKVNLDRRIYGSFAEIGAGQEVAAQFFKAGGASGTIAKTISAYDMTFSDAIYGVEESGRYVVESRLTKMLHREYNLLQMRLNEKRGAESTFFAFADTVVALNYQKTNEGHGWIGLRFQLQPGAPYNDVIMHVKMLDTENLLQQQALGVVGVNLIYGCYYYYKSPETLLLSLMDDLSPERLEIDMIRFTGPDFVNVDNRLMSLYLVKNGFTNVALFGPDGNVLQPSEALYKRNIVCIRGRFRPVTHVNLDMLENGVKQFLEDPEVNPEKVVVLSELTLHNLKHGQEIDEKDYMDRVNILASLGQTVMISNYQEYYKLVAYLSKITKLKIGLILGMSNLEYIFEEKHYEFLPGGILEAFATLFSRKVKLYVYPMMQPDGKLYSCTDFTLPPNQIDLFEYLLANNKLEAIRDFDENLLHIISDNVLAMIKDGIDGWEIMVPTQVARIIKERNLFGYTSKTHYTNVSEIVAPASENESNDPSFSF, via the coding sequence ATGTACTACGATAAAAATCTTGGAACCAGACAAAAAGCACTGAAAGTTAATCTGGACCGCCGAATCTATGGATCATTTGCTGAGATTGGTGCTGGTCAGGAAGTAGCCGCTCAGTTTTTTAAAGCTGGAGGGGCTTCCGGAACAATCGCGAAAACAATTTCTGCATATGATATGACGTTTAGTGACGCGATCTATGGGGTAGAGGAGAGCGGAAGATATGTAGTAGAATCTCGTTTGACTAAGATGCTACATCGCGAGTATAATCTGTTGCAAATGCGGTTAAATGAAAAAAGAGGGGCTGAGTCTACCTTTTTTGCCTTTGCTGATACTGTAGTTGCATTAAACTATCAGAAAACGAATGAGGGGCATGGATGGATTGGCCTGCGGTTTCAACTACAACCAGGAGCCCCTTACAATGACGTGATTATGCACGTTAAAATGCTGGATACTGAGAACTTATTGCAACAACAGGCGCTAGGAGTGGTAGGTGTGAATCTGATATACGGTTGTTATTATTATTATAAATCTCCAGAGACATTGTTGTTATCCCTGATGGATGATTTATCGCCTGAACGATTGGAGATTGATATGATTCGTTTCACAGGACCTGATTTTGTCAATGTCGATAATCGGTTGATGAGTCTTTATCTGGTAAAGAACGGATTTACAAATGTGGCTTTGTTTGGACCAGACGGAAATGTATTGCAACCATCAGAAGCATTATACAAACGTAATATTGTTTGTATAAGAGGACGCTTCAGACCTGTAACCCATGTGAATCTGGATATGTTGGAGAATGGTGTGAAGCAGTTTCTGGAAGATCCGGAAGTGAATCCTGAGAAGGTAGTAGTATTGTCGGAGCTTACTCTCCACAACCTGAAGCATGGACAGGAAATCGATGAAAAGGACTATATGGACCGGGTGAATATTCTGGCGTCTCTCGGACAAACAGTTATGATCTCTAACTATCAGGAGTATTATAAACTGGTAGCCTATCTGTCAAAGATTACAAAGTTGAAGATTGGTCTTATCTTAGGAATGAGTAATCTGGAATATATCTTTGAAGAAAAGCACTATGAATTTTTGCCTGGCGGTATTCTGGAAGCTTTTGCGACTTTGTTTAGCCGCAAGGTAAAACTATATGTATATCCGATGATGCAGCCCGATGGTAAACTATATTCCTGCACTGATTTTACGTTGCCTCCCAATCAGATTGACTTGTTTGAATACTTGTTAGCCAATAATAAACTGGAAGCTATTCGTGATTTTGATGAAAATCTGCTTCATATCATTTCTGATAACGTATTGGCTATGATTAAAGACGGAATAGATGGCTGGGAAATTATGGTACCGACCCAGGTTGCCCGTATTATCAAAGAACGAAACCTGTTTGGTTATACCAGTAAAACACATTATACCAATGTTTCAGAGATCGTAGCACCTGCTTCTGAAAATGAAAGCAACGACCCAAGTTTTTCATTTTAA
- a CDS encoding vWA domain-containing protein, giving the protein MKYYFENQFAKKQTYIKLIVQVLFFLLTHFMSQAQSKISPRNQAVDALNDYVHYTNETIHALWPIYEELMNFNLQLNYYSEEKSKFLSFQNEDHWNKSSSYEVIPAEIYQKCMTGHSALSETDRRVLNQRLLVLKETVDRIQLSRDSIWHFVQEKIYLQRTNIAWAYRQLGLLEKLFNQYDQAKDNLYATVQQVYLTHYKPANTNHRIVAMADKFQPAIHWCKLILDDLDNEETSKISFYVQELETLIENYKTHQDENLQGLYRFGSSNGLDPYWRYERVVRNLEAIVSRCHSFLTSEWRENNYKPYSKAYYYYNSEIINKYNRYGLGLIRSYNDFIELADGKGVQKEAEIPDYYIQNKSIKLDVSTTLLLHQVEEPHQYKVFYPKTNKLQDKPAISVKPESDKKTDDETLEGYADNHLVFLLDVSGSMNSHEKLPLLKEAFSYLLTLTRPEDKVAIVSYSGDARIELNTVSATERKKIESKLDKLKSEGGTNIRRGVSLAYQLANEHFIKNGNNRIILASDGEFGLDKATEAIIQENLNRGIVLTVFLFGQTKNEHVIEQLQRLAALGKGNFQEITPENAKQTLLKEAQSIKK; this is encoded by the coding sequence ATGAAATATTATTTTGAAAATCAGTTTGCTAAAAAGCAAACATATATAAAACTCATTGTTCAGGTATTGTTCTTTTTATTGACTCATTTTATGTCACAGGCCCAATCAAAAATATCACCCCGTAATCAGGCTGTAGATGCTTTAAATGACTATGTACACTATACTAATGAGACGATTCATGCTCTTTGGCCTATTTATGAGGAGCTAATGAATTTTAATCTGCAGCTAAACTATTATAGTGAAGAGAAATCCAAATTTCTTTCGTTTCAGAATGAGGATCACTGGAATAAGTCTTCCTCCTATGAAGTGATTCCTGCTGAGATCTATCAAAAATGTATGACGGGTCATTCTGCTTTATCTGAAACGGATCGCAGAGTGCTGAATCAAAGATTATTGGTTCTGAAAGAAACAGTTGACCGTATTCAGCTTAGTCGGGATTCTATCTGGCATTTTGTCCAGGAAAAGATTTATTTACAGAGAACAAATATTGCTTGGGCTTATCGGCAGTTGGGGTTATTGGAGAAGTTATTTAATCAGTACGATCAGGCAAAGGACAACTTGTATGCTACTGTGCAGCAAGTATATCTTACTCACTATAAACCTGCCAATACCAATCATAGAATTGTCGCAATGGCCGATAAGTTTCAGCCTGCTATCCATTGGTGCAAGCTTATTCTGGATGATCTGGATAATGAAGAAACCAGCAAGATATCATTCTATGTACAGGAACTGGAAACACTTATTGAGAACTACAAAACTCATCAGGATGAGAATCTTCAAGGTTTATATCGTTTTGGGTCAAGTAATGGATTAGATCCCTACTGGCGTTATGAGAGAGTGGTAAGAAATCTGGAGGCTATTGTGTCTCGTTGTCATAGTTTTTTGACCAGTGAATGGCGGGAGAATAATTATAAACCTTATTCGAAGGCGTACTATTACTATAACAGCGAGATTATTAATAAATATAACCGCTATGGCTTAGGGCTCATTCGTTCTTACAATGATTTTATTGAGCTTGCTGATGGAAAAGGTGTTCAGAAAGAAGCTGAGATTCCGGACTATTATATCCAGAATAAATCTATTAAACTGGATGTTTCCACAACATTGTTGTTACATCAGGTAGAAGAGCCTCATCAATACAAAGTTTTTTATCCCAAAACCAATAAGCTGCAAGATAAACCTGCCATATCTGTAAAACCAGAGTCAGATAAAAAAACAGATGATGAGACATTGGAAGGATATGCAGACAACCATCTGGTATTTTTACTGGATGTATCTGGTTCTATGAATAGTCACGAAAAGCTGCCTTTGTTAAAAGAAGCATTTTCCTATTTGTTGACCCTTACCCGACCAGAGGATAAAGTTGCCATTGTAAGTTATTCAGGTGATGCCCGAATCGAGTTAAATACAGTTTCCGCTACTGAACGTAAAAAGATTGAGTCGAAACTGGATAAACTAAAGTCGGAGGGGGGAACCAATATTCGCCGAGGAGTAAGTCTAGCCTATCAATTAGCTAACGAACACTTTATCAAAAATGGGAATAACCGGATTATTCTGGCGTCGGATGGTGAATTTGGTTTGGATAAGGCTACCGAAGCTATTATTCAGGAAAATCTGAACAGAGGAATTGTTCTGACTGTATTCTTATTTGGACAAACTAAAAATGAACATGTTATTGAGCAATTACAGCGATTGGCTGCATTAGGGAAAGGCAATTTTCAGGAGATTACTCCTGAAAATGCCAAACAAACCCTTTTGAAAGAAGCCCAGTCAATTAAGAAATAG
- a CDS encoding acetylxylan esterase yields MRSLSITKLYLLFMWILFSLPIMGQSTSSLPPPVQLTAEQDHKRLMNLLGITSIRRGPDGNPQSPNAANFDETKANPYPNLPDPLVLKNGKKITTAKQWWTQRRPEIVEDFDKEIYGRVPAHTPKVRWEIVQTKIDTIGKILALTKKLIGHVDNSDYPLISVNIDLTVTTPVNAPSPVPLLMEFSFVFPPGFRPPAPAGPPAPSWQQQVLEKGWGYAILIPTSVQADKGDSLTRGIIGLVNKGQPRKVDDWGALRAWAWGASRALDYLQTDPAVDAKQVGIEGLSRYGKAALVTMAYDSRFAIAFVGSSGEGGAKLHRRMYGEQVENVASSGEYHWMAGNFIKYAGPLTPKDLPIDSHELVALCAPRPVFVGSGSLQVEGGWVDAKGMFLGAAYAGSVYKLVGKKDLGTTEFPPIETALLSGDIAFRQHSGGHTNGPNWPTFISFAERYLKTNSKPTQK; encoded by the coding sequence ATGAGATCTCTTTCTATAACAAAGCTATATCTGCTTTTTATGTGGATATTGTTTTCATTACCCATTATGGGCCAATCCACTTCATCTCTACCTCCACCTGTACAACTTACAGCTGAGCAAGATCATAAGCGACTAATGAACTTGTTGGGAATTACCTCCATACGAAGAGGCCCGGATGGCAACCCTCAATCCCCCAATGCAGCTAACTTTGACGAAACTAAGGCAAATCCGTATCCTAACTTGCCAGACCCATTAGTACTAAAAAATGGAAAGAAAATAACTACAGCCAAACAATGGTGGACACAACGCAGACCTGAGATTGTAGAAGATTTTGACAAAGAAATTTATGGACGGGTTCCTGCCCATACGCCTAAAGTACGATGGGAAATTGTACAAACTAAAATTGATACAATAGGAAAAATTCTAGCTCTGACTAAAAAACTTATAGGCCATGTAGATAATTCAGATTATCCACTAATCTCTGTCAATATCGATCTGACAGTCACTACTCCTGTCAATGCTCCAAGTCCCGTCCCATTACTCATGGAATTTAGTTTTGTATTCCCGCCCGGTTTTCGTCCGCCGGCTCCTGCAGGTCCACCTGCACCTTCTTGGCAACAGCAAGTACTGGAAAAAGGATGGGGTTATGCAATCTTAATTCCAACCAGTGTACAGGCAGATAAAGGAGATAGCCTGACCAGAGGTATTATTGGGTTAGTAAATAAAGGCCAGCCACGTAAGGTTGATGATTGGGGAGCATTGCGTGCATGGGCGTGGGGAGCGAGCCGAGCATTGGATTATCTGCAAACAGATCCTGCCGTAGATGCAAAACAGGTAGGTATCGAAGGTCTGTCTCGCTATGGAAAAGCGGCCCTTGTGACTATGGCTTATGATTCCCGCTTTGCTATTGCGTTTGTAGGCTCATCAGGAGAAGGAGGGGCTAAATTACACAGAAGAATGTATGGGGAACAGGTAGAAAATGTCGCATCATCGGGTGAATACCATTGGATGGCTGGTAATTTTATTAAATATGCAGGGCCACTCACACCTAAGGATCTACCTATAGATTCGCATGAACTAGTAGCTTTATGTGCTCCCCGCCCCGTTTTTGTTGGTAGTGGGTCTCTCCAGGTAGAAGGAGGCTGGGTAGATGCCAAAGGTATGTTTTTAGGAGCTGCTTATGCGGGATCTGTTTATAAACTAGTGGGTAAAAAAGACTTGGGCACTACAGAGTTCCCTCCTATTGAGACCGCTTTACTCTCAGGAGACATTGCGTTTCGTCAACATAGTGGTGGACATACCAATGGGCCTAACTGGCCAACATTTATTTCTTTTGCAGAACGCTATCTAAAAACCAATAGTAAACCGACACAAAAATAG
- a CDS encoding polysaccharide deacetylase family protein produces MKRIAFLCLFILQGILAIAQQKVTWNGKQCAVVLTYDDALNVHLDNVIPVLDSAKLKGTFYLSGYFPGFRQRITDWRKAAANGHEMANHTLFHPCIGQIPGREWVKPESNMGVYSVTRMVDEIRMMNVLLQTLDGKTQRTFAYPCGDTKIGDVAYLDLMKDDFVAARGVKPEFLSLGQIDLMNVGAVGVNGESGEQLIALVKKAMETKTLLVFLFHGVGGEHNLNVSVDAHRKLVHFLQQNQSQIWVAPFLEVTQYIKEAQQKMKKGNK; encoded by the coding sequence ATGAAAAGAATTGCCTTTCTCTGCCTTTTTATTTTACAAGGAATATTAGCTATTGCCCAGCAAAAAGTTACGTGGAATGGAAAACAATGTGCTGTTGTACTTACTTATGATGATGCTTTGAATGTCCATCTCGATAACGTAATTCCTGTTCTGGACTCTGCAAAGTTGAAAGGTACATTTTATTTATCTGGCTATTTTCCCGGTTTTAGGCAACGAATCACAGATTGGCGTAAAGCAGCTGCCAATGGACATGAAATGGCTAATCATACATTGTTTCATCCTTGTATTGGACAAATACCTGGAAGAGAGTGGGTAAAACCTGAATCGAATATGGGAGTCTATTCTGTTACACGTATGGTAGATGAAATCCGAATGATGAATGTTTTGTTGCAAACTTTGGATGGAAAAACACAACGGACATTTGCTTACCCATGCGGTGATACCAAAATCGGAGATGTAGCATATCTGGATTTGATGAAGGATGATTTTGTTGCTGCCCGTGGGGTAAAGCCTGAATTTTTGTCACTCGGCCAGATTGATCTAATGAATGTAGGAGCAGTGGGAGTCAATGGAGAGTCAGGAGAACAATTGATTGCTCTTGTAAAGAAAGCAATGGAAACTAAAACGTTATTAGTATTCTTATTTCATGGAGTAGGAGGAGAACATAATCTCAATGTGTCTGTTGATGCACATCGAAAGCTAGTACATTTTCTTCAGCAAAATCAGTCGCAGATTTGGGTAGCTCCATTTCTCGAAGTAACCCAATATATAAAAGAAGCTCAACAGAAAATGAAAAAGGGAAACAAATAG
- the hemL gene encoding glutamate-1-semialdehyde 2,1-aminomutase, translating to MNISQSQQLFEHAKKVIPGGVNSPVRAFRAVGGNPLFIKSAKGAYLYDEDDNAYLELINSWGPMVLGHAHEIIQKAVADAAQNSLSFGAPTRKEVEMAELIISIVPTLEKVRMVNSGTEATMSAIRLARGYTGRDKMIKFEGCYHGHGDSFLIAAGSGAATMGIPDSPGVTQGIANDTLTAPFNDLEAVERLVTENKQNVAAIIVEPVAGNMGLVLPKTGFLEGLRQICTREGIVLIFDEVMTGFRLAKGGVQERFNVQADLITMGKIIGGGMPVGAYGGRREIMDFVSPAGPVYQAGTLSGNPVAMSAGLAMLHYLNEHPEVYTRLEEIGNKIVAGMQSNMQKLGVNYTINHVGSMFTIFFTDKPVYDFESAKQSDLQLFAKYFQAMLKRGVYLAPSQFESLFVSTALTNDHIDTIIKANYESLEEILVTA from the coding sequence ATGAATATATCTCAGAGCCAACAGCTATTTGAACATGCCAAGAAGGTTATTCCTGGAGGGGTTAACTCTCCTGTGCGGGCATTTCGGGCAGTAGGAGGTAATCCTCTTTTTATTAAATCTGCTAAAGGCGCTTATCTATATGATGAAGATGATAATGCATACCTTGAACTAATTAATTCGTGGGGACCTATGGTATTGGGGCATGCTCATGAAATTATTCAGAAAGCAGTTGCGGATGCTGCGCAAAATTCACTTTCGTTTGGTGCTCCCACCCGAAAAGAAGTTGAGATGGCGGAACTGATTATCTCTATAGTGCCTACCTTGGAGAAGGTTCGAATGGTGAACTCGGGCACAGAAGCAACTATGTCTGCTATTCGATTAGCCAGAGGCTATACTGGTCGCGATAAAATGATCAAGTTTGAAGGATGTTATCATGGTCATGGGGATAGTTTTTTGATTGCTGCAGGTAGTGGGGCTGCAACTATGGGAATACCTGACAGTCCTGGAGTGACACAAGGGATAGCCAACGATACACTGACTGCTCCTTTTAACGACCTGGAAGCTGTAGAAAGGCTTGTTACAGAGAATAAGCAAAATGTAGCTGCTATTATTGTAGAACCTGTTGCTGGAAATATGGGTCTTGTATTGCCTAAAACAGGATTTTTAGAAGGTCTGCGTCAGATTTGTACACGGGAAGGTATTGTGTTGATCTTTGACGAGGTAATGACAGGATTTCGACTGGCAAAGGGAGGAGTGCAGGAGAGATTCAATGTGCAGGCGGATTTGATTACTATGGGTAAGATTATAGGAGGTGGAATGCCGGTTGGAGCGTATGGTGGACGTCGGGAAATTATGGATTTTGTATCTCCTGCCGGACCAGTATATCAGGCCGGTACTTTATCTGGAAATCCAGTTGCCATGTCTGCAGGACTGGCAATGTTACACTATTTAAATGAACATCCGGAAGTATATACACGTCTGGAAGAAATTGGAAATAAGATAGTGGCAGGTATGCAATCCAATATGCAAAAATTAGGGGTTAATTACACAATTAATCATGTAGGATCTATGTTTACGATTTTCTTTACAGACAAACCAGTATATGATTTTGAATCTGCTAAACAGTCTGACCTGCAGTTATTTGCTAAATATTTCCAAGCTATGTTAAAGCGGGGAGTGTATCTGGCTCCATCTCAGTTTGAGAGCTTGTTCGTTTCAACTGCATTAACAAACGACCATATTGATACAATCATCAAGGCTAACTATGAATCATTGGAAGAGATTCTGGTAACAGCTTGA